In the Solibacillus sp. FSL K6-1523 genome, one interval contains:
- a CDS encoding flagellar protein FlaG, protein MRISSQQIESPMKAQVSPPIQETIGNKTTEAIKVQNKETTQQVAVVRAENVENSPKKEKVQEAVSTLNEFLHINNYSSKFVLHEGLDKYYVKLIDPETEEVIKEIPAEALLNSFYEMQKLAGVIVDEKV, encoded by the coding sequence ATGCGTATTAGTTCACAACAGATTGAAAGCCCTATGAAAGCTCAAGTATCACCACCTATACAAGAAACGATAGGTAATAAAACGACTGAAGCAATAAAAGTGCAAAACAAGGAAACAACGCAGCAAGTAGCAGTAGTAAGGGCTGAAAATGTTGAGAATTCACCCAAAAAAGAAAAAGTGCAAGAAGCTGTTTCAACGTTAAATGAATTTTTACACATTAATAACTATTCTTCTAAGTTTGTATTGCACGAGGGTTTAGATAAATATTATGTAAAGCTAATAGACCCAGAAACTGAAGAGGTTATTAAAGAAATACCGGCCGAAGCTTTACTTAATTCATTTTATGAAATGCAAAAATTAGCGGGTGTTATTGTAGACGAAAAAGTTTAA
- a CDS encoding flagellar hook-associated protein 2 codes for MVMRIGGLASGMDIDSMVEKLMQAEKAPLNKLYQQKQKYEWQRDAYRDVNKKLKAFDDFLFKNMTLQKDLYKKSVSSSNPAISAIPTSAINGQTLTIDSVSQIAKSGNAVGTITPDTAGTKTLGELGIVAAGSDEEIKLKVLQNDGTTKDVSLTFSSTDTINNVVSKLKKDTGLNAFYDEKSGQIAISTTATGKGDLYKIEKMDLDTNQPYTETVNASVFVESGGDFFGKLGFNDTQALVSNGQNAKLTINGAEIERQSNTFEIDGFNVTLNNTYTETQPITLTTKTDSDNMMDKIKEFVETYNSLVESFTDMTKEKRHRDFPPLTDEQKKDMKEDEIKSWEEKAKSGILRSDSLVTSALSKMRTTMYEKGSSSNPLIDTLYEMGITTSNKISDNGKLVIDEDKLRAKIEEDPDAVFSTFSNATDGTGIVQKLRKNISATTIDIEKRAGRADSTNQSFNIGRNLESVEDRINAWKTKLSNIEQRYWKQFGAMEAAINKANQQSSIFAPQQ; via the coding sequence ATGGTAATGCGTATTGGCGGTTTAGCCTCTGGTATGGATATTGATAGTATGGTAGAAAAATTGATGCAGGCGGAAAAAGCTCCGTTAAACAAACTGTATCAACAAAAACAAAAATATGAATGGCAACGTGATGCATATCGCGATGTAAATAAGAAATTAAAAGCATTTGATGATTTTTTATTCAAAAACATGACATTACAAAAGGATTTATATAAAAAATCAGTATCAAGTTCAAATCCAGCGATTAGTGCAATTCCAACATCAGCAATTAACGGACAAACATTAACAATTGATAGCGTGTCGCAAATCGCTAAAAGTGGTAACGCAGTTGGAACAATTACACCTGATACAGCGGGAACAAAAACATTAGGTGAACTTGGTATTGTTGCAGCAGGCAGTGATGAAGAGATTAAATTGAAAGTTTTGCAAAACGATGGTACAACGAAGGACGTTTCTTTAACTTTTAGTAGTACAGATACGATTAATAATGTAGTCTCAAAGCTGAAAAAAGATACTGGTTTAAATGCATTTTATGATGAAAAATCGGGACAAATTGCTATCTCTACTACTGCAACAGGTAAGGGTGATTTGTATAAGATTGAAAAAATGGACCTTGATACAAACCAGCCATATACTGAGACTGTAAATGCAAGTGTATTTGTAGAAAGTGGCGGCGACTTCTTCGGCAAATTAGGTTTTAATGATACACAAGCATTAGTATCAAATGGCCAAAATGCAAAATTAACGATTAATGGCGCAGAAATTGAGCGCCAATCAAATACATTTGAAATTGATGGCTTTAATGTAACACTTAACAATACGTATACTGAGACTCAGCCAATCACGTTAACGACAAAAACGGATTCTGACAATATGATGGACAAAATCAAAGAATTTGTAGAAACATACAATAGTTTAGTTGAATCATTCACTGATATGACGAAGGAAAAGCGTCATCGTGACTTCCCTCCTTTAACAGATGAGCAAAAGAAGGATATGAAAGAAGATGAAATTAAATCTTGGGAAGAAAAGGCGAAAAGTGGTATACTTCGCAGCGATTCATTAGTAACAAGTGCATTATCAAAAATGCGCACAACTATGTATGAAAAAGGCAGTAGTAGTAACCCATTGATCGACACATTATATGAGATGGGAATTACTACATCGAATAAAATTTCTGATAACGGTAAATTAGTTATTGATGAAGACAAGCTTCGTGCGAAAATCGAGGAAGATCCTGATGCTGTATTTAGTACATTTAGTAACGCAACTGACGGTACAGGGATTGTACAAAAATTACGAAAAAATATTAGTGCAACAACAATAGATATTGAAAAAAGAGCAGGTAGAGCAGATTCAACGAACCAAAGTTTTAATATTGGTCGAAATTTAGAAAGTGTTGAAGATCGTATCAATGCTTGGAAAACAAAGTTATCAAACATTGAACAGCGTTATTGGAAGCAATTTGGGGCGATGGAAGCGGCGATTAATAAAGCGAACCAACAATCGAGCATCTTTGCTCCACAGCAATAA